The following proteins are co-located in the Solea senegalensis isolate Sse05_10M linkage group LG12, IFAPA_SoseM_1, whole genome shotgun sequence genome:
- the hdx gene encoding highly divergent homeobox, with translation MAAPFPSSSRMDAWPQRRGLQAMNLRSVFTPEQHRILERYYENGMTNQSKACFQLILQCAQEAKLDFSVVRTWVGNKRRKLASRADQNGGLSHSLSSHVLTGGLLSNHTLAGGSLSNHSIAAGALLPADMAAARTIQNRVHLLPPSSSFPSFSSASSSPSSSSPLSSGSNNNNNNNDVILTGIYSLNSIPRSRQKTTAPPSQSDPELSAHTPSSLINQVLQSRNNSTTSPFHSKLVSLSQNPPSLTSASGPLVYTAVRKGTSSLGEAGTSAVPGAGVVPHSWTRQYGTAQTRPWSSSSQSQAQLQPRPHSNPESQPAVTQKTQDSVTEQNSASSSEQTPRIQQVFTLSEKSEADRFTSGPSYPRKRHESQRHVPHPHDTSSNFSIISIAMETGDEADEWQREEELASMAAQTHLHREQTLSSPTEAEVSVVRGSHTPPLTSSRPAPLHSNTTLQGSYSITAQTSLTGESSSQTPVSVSAAPWVISNSRKRTLQDRTQFSDGDLMQLKCYWDRGMTSLGSVCREKINAAANQLNVDTEIVKTWISNRRRKYRLMGIEIPPPKGGPAVFSTSSPGNECPMTLSPDEERLRTPDLGDDLNDGGSLCLSEDGSIDSQHREDETDVSIAASMANNVKIEVIGEDEEEEDDDDDDDGGEFVSSDLQQMQNLLEFKHEEVQFLENELENQKQKYLELASFTRSLLSALRNNDLERQKELMASLPQPSDQDWDTNVERGFDPAAELADASFNHDDFPVAGDSSLEPPPGPAKEEVPLVTINKDGSINEDTLHLLPSASEEQMQEAFTEQK, from the exons ATGGCGGCCCCATTCCCCTCCAGTAGCAGAATGGATGCATGGCCACAAAGGCGTGGCCTGCAGGCT ATGAACCTGCGCTCAGTGTTCACCCCTGAACAGCACAGGATCCTGGAACGTTACTATGAGAATGGGATGACCAATCAGAGCAAGGCCTGCTTCCAGTTGATACTCCAATGTGCCCAGGAGGCCAAACTGGACTTCAGCGTGGTTCGA acatgGGTTGGCAACAAAAGACGGAAGCTTGCCTCCAGGGCAGACCAGAACGGAGGTTTGTCTCATTCCCTATCCAGTCATGTACTCACTGGGGGACTTCTCTCCAATCACACATTAGCTGGAGGTTCTCTGTCCAATCATAGCATAGCGGCAGGGGCACTCCTTCCCGCTGACATGGCTGCAGCACGGACCATTCAGAATCGAGTACACCTTCTTCCTCCATCCTCGTCTTTCCCTTCGTTCTCGTCAGcatcttcctctccttcctcctcctctcctctcagcagtggaagcaacaacaacaacaacaacaatgacgtaATACTGACTGGAATCTACTCTCTGAACTCCATCCCTCGTTCTcgacaaaaaacaactgctccCCCCTCTCAGTCAGATCCCGAACTTTCTGCGCACACTCCCTCTTCTCTGATCAACCAGGTCCTGCAGAGCAGGAACAACTCCACCACCTCACCCTTCCACTCCAAGCTGGTGTCACTCTCACAGAATCCCCCATCCCTCACATCTGCCTCAGGGCCGTTAGTCTACACTGCAGTCAGGAAGGGAACTTCATCCCTTGGAGAAGCAGGGACAAGTGCAGTACCTGGAGCAGGGGTAGTACCTCACAGCTGGACTAGGCAGTACGGTACAGCGCAAACACGCCCTTGGTCTTCTTCCTCACAGTCCCAGGCTCAACTTCAGCCCAGACCTCACTCCAACCCTGAGTCTCAACCAGCTGTCACACAGAAGACACAGGATTCCGTCACAGAACAAaactctgcttcctcctccgaACAGACGCCTCGAATTCAGCAGGTCTTCACTTTGTCAGAAAAAAGTGAGGCCGACAGATTTACATCTGGACCATCTTATCCTCGAAAACGTCATGAGAGTCAAAGGCATGTGCCACACCCTCATGACACAAGTTCTAACTTCTCCATCATCTCCATTGCCATGGAGACCGGAGACGAAGCAGATGAGTGGCAAAGGGAGGAGGAACTGGCCAGTATGGCAGCTCAGACACATCTCCACAGGGAGCAAACTTTGTCCAGCCCAACTGAGGCTGAAGTGTCTGTGGTGAGAGGAAGCCACACACCTCCTCTGACTAGCTCCAGGCCTGCTCCTCTTCACAGCAACACAACTCTTCAGGGCAGCTACTCCATCACAGCACAGACCTCACTCACAGGGGAATCCAGCTCACAG ACTCCAGTCAGTGTGTCTGCTGCCCCCTGGGTTATCAGCAACTCCAGGAAAAGAACa CTGCAGGATCGGACCCAGTTCAGTGACGGGGATCTCATGCAACTGAAGTGCTACTGGGACCGAGGTATGACCAGCCTGGGCTCAGTCTGCAGGGAAAAGATCAACGCTGCAGCCAACCAACTCAATGTAGACACTGAAATAGTCAAG ACATGGATCAGTAATAGACGAAGGAAGTACCGACTGATGGGTATTGAGATTCCACCCCCTAAAGGTGGTCCTGCTGTATTTTCAACCTCATCCCCAGGTAATGAATGTCCCATGACTCTGAGCCCTGATGAAGAACGGCTCAGAACGCCTGACCTCGGAGATGACCTGAATGATGGCGGATCACTCTGCCTGTCTGAAG ATGGATCCATTGActcacaacacagagaagatGAGACAGATGTGTCCATTGCTGCTTCAATGGCCAATAATGTG AAGATTGAAGTAATTggtgaggatgaagaagaagaagatgatgacgatgatgatgatggtggtgaatTTGTGTCCTCTGACCTACAGCAAATGCAAAATCTGTTGGAATTCAAg CACGAAGAAGTGCAGTTCTTAGAGAACGAGCTAgagaaccaaaaacaaaaataccttGAGCTTGCAAGCTTCACTAGGAGCCTTCTCAGTGCTCTGAGGAATAATGACCTGGAGAGACAGAAG GAACTTATGGCCAGTCTACCTCAGCCTTCAGACCAGGACTGGGACACAAATGTGGAGAGAGGATTTGATCCTGCTGCTGAGTTAGCAGACGCATCTTTCAACCACGATGACTTCCCCGTGGCTGGTGACAGCAGCCTGGAGCCTCCGCCAGGCCCGGCAAAGGAAGAAGTCCCGCTGGTCACCATCAACAAAGACGGTTCAATTAATGAAGATACCCTGCATCTTCTGCCCTCTGCATCAGAGGAGCAAATGCAGGAGGCATTTACAGAACAGAAGTGA
- the LOC122778176 gene encoding POU domain, class 3, transcription factor 4-like: MATAASSPYTLLSSSPMIHPDSQAMQPASPYRGHQKLLQSDYLQSVQSNGHPLGHQWASSLSEGSPWSASMEQQDVKPGREDLQLGIIHHRSPHVAHHSPHHNNHGNHPGAWGTPVSHNSSISGGQQINIYSQAGFTVNGMLDHGGLTPPSNPQGQGMHPGLRDTLSPEHSDLGGHHCHDHSDEETPTSDELEHFAKQFKQRRIKLGFTQADVGLALGTLYGNVFSQTTICRFEALQLSFKNMCKLKPLLNKWLEEADSSTGSSSSIDKIAAQGRKRKKRTSIEVSVKGVLETHFLKCPKPAAQEITSLADSLQLEKEVVRVWFCNRRQKEKRMTPPGEPPPHEGPYSHSGSAGDASSCHDL; the protein is encoded by the coding sequence ATGGCCACAGCTGCCTCCAGCCCCTACACCTTGCTCAGCTCCAGTCCCATGATCCACCCGGACAGCCAGGCCATGCAGCCTGCGAGCCCCTACAGAGGACACCAGAAACTCCTCCAGAGCGACTACCTGCAGAGCGTCCAGAGCAACGGGCACCCGCTCGGGCACCAGTGGGCGAGTAGCCTGTCGGAGGGCAGCCCCTGGTCGGCCTCTATGGAGCAGCAGGACGTAAAGCCAGGGCGGGAGGACCTGCAGCTCGGCATCATCCATCACCGATCCCCGCACGTAGCGCATCACTCCCCGCATCACAACAACCATGGCAACCACCCGGGAGCGTGGGGAACCCCGGTGTCCCACAACTCCTCCATCAGCGGCGGGCAGCAGATCAACATCTACTCCCAGGCGGGCTTCACTGTCAACGGCATGCTGGACCACGGTGGACTCACGCCTCCATCCAACCCGCAGGGCCAAGGCATGCACCCGGGCCTCAGGGACACACTCAGCCCCGAGCACAGCGACCTCGGCGGACACCACTGCCACGACCACTCAGACGAGGAGACGCCGACCTCGGACGAGCTGGAGCACTTTGCCAAGCAGTTCAAGCAGAGGAGGATCAAGCTGGGTTTTACGCAGGCCGACGTGGGGTTGGCTCTGGGCACACTGTACGGTAACGTCTTTTCCCAAACCACCATCTGCAGGTTTGAGGCTCTGCAGCtgagctttaaaaacatgtgtaaacTAAAGCCGCTGCTGAACAAGTGGCTGGAGGAGGCAGACTCATCCACGGGCAGCTCGAGCAGTATAGACAAGATAGCAGCtcaggggaggaagaggaagaagaggacgTCCATCGAGGTGAGCGTGAAGGGGGTCCTGGAGACACACTTCCTTAAGTGTCCCAAACCGGCCGCGCAGGAGATCACGTCACTGGCGGACTCGCTGCAGCTGGAGAAGGAGGTGGTGCGCGTGTGGTTCTGCAACCGGAGGCAGAAGGAGAAGCGCATGACGCCGCCGGGGGAGCCGCCGCCGCACGAGGGACCGTATTCTCACAGCGGGAGCGCGGGAGACGCATCGTCGTGTCACGATCTCTGA
- the rps6kal gene encoding ribosomal protein S6 kinase alpha-6 produces the protein MEVNSVSSEVNGHQIMDEPMEEGESFSQSDEGTYKEIPITHHVKEGCEKADPAQFELLKVLGQGSFGKVFLVRKIIGPDAGQLYAMKVLKKASLKVRDRVRTKMERDILVEVNHPFIVKLHYAFQTEGKLYLILDFLRGGDVFTRLSKEVMFTEEDVKFYLAELALALDHLHNLGIVYRDLKPENILLDEAGHIKLTDFGLSKESVDADKKAYSFCGTVEYMAPEVVNRRGHTQSADWWSLGVLMFEMLTGTLPFQGKDRNETMNMILKAKLGMPQFLSLEAQSLLRMLFKRNPANRLGAGPDGVEEIKRHAFFSTIDWNKLYRRELQPPFKPAAGKPDDTFCFDPEFTAKTPKDSPGIPPSANAHQLFKGFSFVAPTPMDENKSSPLLSILPIVQMHGGSTKFSDLYELQEDIGVGSYSICKRCVHRVSAMDYAVKIIDKSKRDPSEEIEILMRYGQHPNIITLKDVYDEGRYVYVVTELMKGGELLDKILRQKFFSEREASAVLYTIAKTVDYLHCQGVVHRDLKPSNILYMDDSGNPDSIRICDFGFAKQLRGGNGLLLTPCYTANFVAPEVLMRQGYDAACDIWSLGVLLYTMLAGYTPFANGPNDTPEEILLRIGSGKFSLTGGNWDTVSDSSKDLLSHMLHVDPHQRYTAEQVLKHSWITCRDALPHFQLTRHDAPHLVKGAMAATYSALSQKTSQPVLEPVAASSLAQRRSMKKLTSTDM, from the exons ATGGAGGTAAACAGCGTCAGCAGTGAG GTCAATGGACATCAAATCATGGATGAGCCCATGGAAGAGGGAGAGTCTTTCTCACAGAGT GATGAAGGGACTTATAAGGAGATTCCTATCACCCACCATGTGAAAGAAGGTTGTGAGAAAGCTGATCCAGCTCAGTTTGAACTGCTCAAAGTCCTTGGCCAGGGCTCTTTCGGCAAG GTATTTCTTGTTAGGAAGATCATTGGTCCAGATGCTGGTCAGTTATATGCAATGAAAGTTCTAAAAAAGGCATCTTTGAAAG TCAGGGACAGAGTGCGCACTAAGATGGAAAGAGACATTTTAGTGGAAGTAAATCACCCCTTCATAGTGAAATTGCACTACG CCTTTCAGACAGAAGGGAAACTGTATTTAATACTGGACTTTCTCAGGGGAGGGGATGTATTCACTCGCTTATCCAAAGAG GTTATGTTTACAGAGGAAGATGTGAAATTCTACCTTGCAGAGCTGGCCCTGGCCCTTGACCACCTGCACAACTTGGGCATAGTTTACAGAGATCTCAAGCCAGAGAA caTCTTACTTGATGAAGCTGGACACATAAAGTTAACAG ACTTTGGCTTGAGTAAAGAGTCAGTAGATGCTGATAAGAAGGCATATTCCTTCTGTGGTACGGTGGAGTATATGGCCCCTGAGGTGGTCAAcaggagaggacacacacagagtgcggACTGGTGGTCTCTGGGAGTACTAATG TTTGAGATGCTAACGGGGACATTACCATTCCAAGGCAAAGACCGCAATGAGACCATGAACATGATTCTCAA AGCTAAATTGGGGATGCCACAGTTCCTAAGCTTGGAAGCCCAGAGTTTACTGAGGATGCTGTTTAAACGTAACCCTGCTAACAGACTAG GTGCAGGGCCCGATGGAGTTGAGGAGATCAAGCGCCATGCTTTCTTTTCCACAATCGACTGGAAT AAACTGTACAGAAGAGAACTTCAGCCCCCTTTCAAACCTGCAGCAGGAAAACCAGACGACACATTCTGCTTTGACCCAGAGTTCACCGCTAAAACACCGAAAG ACTCCCCAGGTATTCCACCCAGTGCTAACGCCCACCAACTTTTCAAAGGCTTCAGTTTTGTTGCTCCAACTCCTATGGATGAGAACAAGAGCTCCCCACTGCTCAGCATACTCCCGATAGTTCAG ATGCACGGGGGCTCAACCAAGTTCTCTGATCTGTACGAGCTGCAGGAGGACATAGGAGTCGGTTCTTACTCTATTTGTAAACGCTGTGTACACCGAGTCTCTGCCATGGACTATGCTGTGAAG ATTATAGACAAAAGTAAGAGGGACCCTTCTGAAGAGATTGAAATCCTAATGAGATACGGACAGCATCCCAACATCATCACTCTAAAAGAC GTGTATGATGAGGGCAGGTATGTGTATGTGGTGACGGAGCTGATGAAGGGAGGGGAGCTGCTGGATAAGATCCTCAGGCAGAAGTTTTTCTCTGAGAGAGAAGCCAGTGCTGTGCTCTATACCATCGCCAAGACTGTTGACTACCTCCACTGCCAAGGG GTGGTACACCGAGACCTGAAGCCCAGTAACATCCTGTATATGGATGACTCGGGGAATCCTGACTCTATCAGGATCTGTGACTTTGGATTTGCCAAGCAGCTTCGGGGGGGCAACGgcctcctcctcaccccctGTTACACCGCCAACTTTGTGGCACCAGAG GTACTAATGCGTCAAGGTTATGATGCAGCATGTGATATATGGAGTCTTGGAGTTCTACTGTATACAATGCTGGCAGG GTACACACCGTTTGCTAATGGGCCAAATGACACACCAGAGGAGATTCTGCTGCGAATAGGTTCCGGAAAGTTCTCCTTGACAGGCGGCAACTGGGATACTGTGTCAGACAGCTCAAAG gacCTGCTGTCCCATATGCTCCATGTGGACCCTCACCAGCGATACACAGCAGAGCAGGTTTTAAAGCATTCCTGGATCACCTGCAGAGACGCGCTCCCACACTTCCAGCTCACACGCCATGACGCTCCGCACCTCGTCAAG ggaGCCATGGCGGCCACCTATTCAGCACTGAGCCAGAAGACAAGTCAGCCTGTGCTGGAGCCTGTGGCAGCGTCCAGTCTAGCACAGAGACGCAGCATGAAGAAACTCACCTCAACAGacatgtag